A single region of the Chiloscyllium plagiosum isolate BGI_BamShark_2017 unplaced genomic scaffold, ASM401019v2 scaf_6526, whole genome shotgun sequence genome encodes:
- the LOC122546707 gene encoding ferritin, middle subunit-like, whose amino-acid sequence MASQVCQNYHQDCEAAVNKQINLELTASYLYQSLTSYFDRDDVALHHFSQFFKAQSQEKQEHAEKLLKFQNQRGGRVLLQDVKKPERDEWGNGLQAMQVALDLEKNVNQSLLDLHQLATAQTDPHLCDFLETHYLDEEVEIIKRLGDYITNLKRLGAPENGLGEYLFDRLSLEDSS is encoded by the exons atggcttCCCAGGTTTGTCAAAACTATCACCAGGATTGTGAAGCTGCTGTCAACAAACAGATtaatctggagctcactgcctccTATCTCTATCAGTCTTTG ACGTCGTACTTTGACCGGGATGATGTtgccctgcaccatttctcccagttCTTCAAAGCTCAGTCCCAGGAGAAGCAGGAACATGCAGAGAAGCTGCTGAAATTCCAGAATCAGcgtggaggcagagtcctcctccaggatgtgaag AAGCCAGAGAGGGATGAGTGGGGTAACGGGCTGCAGGCAATGCAGGTTGCCCTGGATCTGGAGAAGAATGTGAACCAGAGTTTGCTGGATCTACACCAACTTGCCActgcccagactgaccctcat ctgtgtgacttcctggagacccactatttggatgaggaggttgagatcaTCAAGCGACTTGGGGACTACATCACCAACCTGAAGCGTCTGGGAGCTCCTGAGAATGGGctgggagagtacctgtttgacaggctctCGCTGGAGGACAGCAGTTAG